A genomic region of Bdellovibrionales bacterium contains the following coding sequences:
- the lspA gene encoding signal peptidase II, which yields MGRRYFFLAALAGAVVTLDQLTKMYIHTQFYLGETVPLLEDFFNFTYVRNTGAAFGIFRDAPDSFRDIFFLSMPPLAILVILSILWNVEDRDHLQIFALSSIFGGAIGNYIDRLRFGYVIDFLDLHFKHIYTWPAFNIADSCIVGGVFILLLIMVKQYVSDRSRARATQNDILPNSASDVQKANKTT from the coding sequence ATTGGCCGAAGATATTTTTTTTTGGCGGCTCTCGCTGGTGCTGTTGTTACTCTCGATCAACTGACCAAAATGTATATTCACACTCAGTTCTACCTCGGCGAAACAGTCCCACTGCTGGAAGATTTTTTTAACTTCACCTACGTAAGAAACACAGGAGCAGCCTTCGGTATTTTTCGGGATGCACCGGATTCCTTTCGAGACATTTTTTTTCTGTCGATGCCACCCCTCGCCATTCTTGTTATTCTTTCTATTTTATGGAATGTAGAGGACCGCGATCATCTCCAAATCTTCGCTCTCAGCAGTATTTTTGGAGGAGCGATCGGCAATTACATCGATCGCCTTCGATTTGGCTATGTTATAGATTTTCTCGATTTGCACTTTAAGCACATCTATACTTGGCCGGCATTTAATATTGCTGACTCCTGCATTGTCGGAGGAGTTTTCATTCTGCTACTTATTATGGTAAAGCAGTACGTTTCCGACCGCTCAAGAGCACGTGCTACTCAAAATGATATCCTCCCGAATTCAGCTTCTGACGTCCAAAAAGCAAATAAAACTACCTAG
- a CDS encoding prolipoprotein diacylglyceryl transferase has product MYPEIHLTSEFSLPTYLVTVSLTYCLGLLWLVRRAARKDMDRATSLDLALAVMVGGFLGARLFHVFYELPEYYRAHPIEIFKFWNGGFVFYGGAFLAFASGFALIKWKRQQAGPWADLFAPVAALGYALGRIGCLLNGCCYGKYCDLPWNINGRHPAPAYATLLEFCILGILLFCERIQSRSPKTWLSLNQPGRLFVLWMGLHGISRLFLESVRADERGPSLIFDLSISSWISLIFVGFSVVVFLRDFILNMRSSSVSI; this is encoded by the coding sequence TTGTATCCAGAAATTCATTTAACTTCTGAGTTTTCCCTGCCCACGTACCTGGTCACAGTCAGTTTAACCTACTGTCTGGGACTTTTGTGGTTGGTGAGGCGTGCAGCGCGCAAAGATATGGATCGAGCCACTTCCTTGGATCTTGCTCTTGCTGTCATGGTGGGAGGATTTCTTGGCGCCCGGCTGTTTCATGTCTTTTATGAATTGCCCGAGTACTACAGGGCACACCCGATAGAAATTTTTAAGTTTTGGAACGGTGGTTTTGTTTTTTACGGAGGAGCCTTTCTCGCTTTTGCCTCCGGATTTGCCTTGATAAAGTGGAAGCGGCAACAGGCAGGTCCTTGGGCAGATCTCTTTGCTCCCGTGGCTGCCTTGGGATACGCACTCGGCCGTATTGGCTGCCTTCTTAATGGGTGTTGCTACGGAAAATATTGCGATCTCCCCTGGAATATCAATGGCCGCCACCCCGCCCCAGCCTATGCAACTCTTTTGGAATTTTGTATTTTGGGGATCTTGCTTTTTTGCGAACGAATACAGTCCAGGTCACCCAAAACGTGGCTATCACTCAACCAACCTGGTCGACTTTTTGTCCTTTGGATGGGACTTCATGGAATCAGTCGCCTCTTCCTGGAATCTGTAAGGGCCGACGAAAGGGGCCCCTCACTGATTTTCGATCTCAGTATTTCATCATGGATAAGTCTCATCTTTGTCGGATTCTCCGTTGTCGTTTTCTTGAGAGACTTTATTCTCAATATGAGATCATCAAGCGTCTCCATATAA
- a CDS encoding RNA-binding protein has protein sequence MGKKIYVGNLSYNMDDQSLASLFSEFGTVESARVVTDRDSGRSKGFAFVEMSADSEASEAIAKLNGTEQSGRAINVSEAKPQAPREGGGGRSGGGGYGGGGGRSGGGGYGGGGGRSSRY, from the coding sequence ATGGGAAAAAAAATATATGTCGGTAACCTGTCCTATAACATGGATGACCAGTCTTTGGCATCTCTCTTCTCTGAGTTTGGCACTGTAGAGTCCGCTCGAGTAGTTACAGATCGGGATTCCGGCCGTAGCAAAGGCTTTGCGTTTGTTGAAATGTCAGCAGACAGTGAGGCATCAGAAGCCATCGCGAAACTCAATGGCACTGAGCAATCAGGTCGTGCGATCAATGTGAGTGAGGCAAAACCTCAAGCTCCCCGTGAGGGCGGCGGTGGCCGAAGTGGTGGCGGTGGCTACGGTGGCGGTGGCGGCCGAAGCGGTGGCGGCGGCTACGGTGGTGGCGGCGGAAGATCATCGCGCTACTAA
- a CDS encoding sulfotransferase: MSYSLASKWLHRWALNSPARIQASFEMERLANECRFNRESHFHHVFVSGLARSGSTILMRAIYGSEKFCSLTYKDMPFVLAPNLWAKIGNFSKRQIEKQMRIHGDGLIIDCDSPEALEEVFWRAFAGKNYIFQDRLVPHVPDSELVQLFRVYVALIRLRYNTDRYLSKNNNNILRLKTLHSAFPNASILIPFRQPIQHSFSLLTQHQNLIKLQSRNAFIEKYMSWLAHHEFGIDQRPFVVDPSSIPNGNKDSLDYWLEQWIFIHSYLLKTNFERKNGRLLFVCYEDLCGNSKSIWKHLCEHIEISFDGEYLFEMRKADITAEFSPSLAETANEIYEKLRAISIT, translated from the coding sequence ATGTCTTATAGCTTAGCATCGAAATGGCTGCATCGTTGGGCCTTGAATTCACCAGCAAGAATCCAGGCTTCATTTGAAATGGAAAGACTTGCAAACGAATGTCGATTTAACAGAGAGTCCCATTTTCACCATGTTTTTGTGAGCGGCCTTGCAAGATCTGGATCTACCATTTTAATGAGGGCAATTTACGGATCTGAGAAATTTTGTTCTCTTACTTACAAAGATATGCCCTTCGTATTGGCTCCCAATTTGTGGGCCAAGATTGGGAATTTCTCCAAGAGGCAAATTGAAAAACAGATGAGAATCCACGGAGATGGATTAATAATTGATTGCGATAGCCCTGAAGCTCTGGAGGAAGTTTTTTGGCGAGCCTTTGCGGGAAAAAACTATATTTTTCAGGACAGACTCGTTCCTCATGTTCCGGATTCAGAACTGGTTCAACTTTTCAGGGTATACGTTGCTTTAATCAGGCTAAGATACAATACAGACAGATACCTCTCGAAGAATAATAATAACATTTTGAGGCTGAAGACTCTTCATAGCGCCTTTCCAAACGCCTCAATTCTCATTCCATTTCGACAGCCGATCCAGCATTCCTTTTCGCTCTTAACACAACATCAAAATTTAATTAAGCTTCAATCTCGAAATGCATTTATAGAAAAATATATGAGCTGGTTAGCCCACCATGAATTTGGAATTGACCAAAGACCGTTTGTTGTGGATCCGTCTTCCATACCAAATGGAAATAAAGATAGTTTGGATTATTGGTTGGAGCAGTGGATTTTCATACATAGTTATCTGTTGAAAACAAACTTTGAGCGAAAAAATGGAAGGCTACTTTTTGTATGTTATGAGGATCTTTGTGGAAATTCCAAATCAATATGGAAACATCTCTGCGAACATATTGAAATCTCATTTGATGGGGAATATTTGTTCGAGATGCGCAAAGCAGATATAACTGCGGAGTTTAGTCCTTCATTGGCAGAAACCGCGAATGAGATTTATGAGAAACTAAGAGCCATTTCGATCACATAA
- a CDS encoding HU family DNA-binding protein has product MNKAQLIERVAADTHMTKAQAERVLDTTIDTIRKSVKKGDDVKLVGFGTFTKTKRKARVGRNPQTGKAIKIPAGWYPKFRPGAEFKESIR; this is encoded by the coding sequence ATGAACAAAGCGCAACTTATCGAAAGAGTCGCTGCCGACACACACATGACAAAAGCTCAAGCTGAGCGTGTTTTGGATACCACCATAGACACAATCAGAAAGTCTGTTAAAAAAGGCGATGATGTAAAGCTTGTTGGCTTTGGCACTTTCACGAAAACCAAGCGCAAAGCCCGCGTCGGCCGCAATCCACAAACTGGAAAAGCAATTAAAATACCTGCTGGCTGGTATCCTAAGTTCCGTCCTGGTGCTGAGTTTAAAGAATCCATCCGCTAG
- the pfkA gene encoding 6-phosphofructokinase has product MPTFNSSNLKKIGVFTSGGDAPGMNAAIRAVVRSAIGSGIQVDAIYQGYKGMLNGDFETLGLRSMANTIQRGGTVIKTGRCMEFHRPEERRRAAENLRQREIQALVCIGGDGSFTGAHALWVEQKVPYVGIPGTIDNDIFGTDLTIGFDTAVNTALEVIDRIRDTAASHDRLFIVEVMGRDSGYIAVDVGIAGGAEGVFIPESPLSVDSAIEKIRSGIKAGKTSSILVAAEGQKPGRAYDLAEAIRKKSGFEAKVCILGHIQRGGAPTAVDRILGSRLGAQAVHSLRQGVCDIMVGIQAGQIIEREMAKCLGQKKALPPGIRGLVDQLSH; this is encoded by the coding sequence ATGCCAACATTTAATTCTTCCAATCTAAAAAAAATAGGCGTCTTCACAAGCGGTGGCGATGCGCCTGGAATGAACGCTGCCATTCGCGCCGTCGTTCGTTCCGCAATAGGTTCAGGAATTCAAGTCGACGCCATTTACCAGGGCTACAAGGGAATGCTAAATGGTGATTTTGAAACGCTCGGACTTCGTTCAATGGCAAATACAATTCAGCGAGGTGGGACTGTCATTAAAACTGGGCGCTGCATGGAATTTCATCGACCGGAGGAAAGGCGCCGTGCGGCTGAAAATCTTCGGCAAAGAGAAATTCAGGCCCTTGTCTGTATTGGTGGCGATGGTTCCTTTACAGGCGCCCATGCCTTGTGGGTTGAGCAAAAAGTTCCCTATGTTGGAATTCCTGGAACGATTGACAACGATATCTTTGGTACAGACCTGACGATTGGATTTGATACGGCGGTCAATACGGCCCTTGAAGTCATTGATCGAATCCGTGATACAGCTGCAAGTCATGATCGACTGTTTATTGTCGAGGTCATGGGGCGTGACTCAGGATACATCGCTGTTGATGTAGGCATTGCTGGAGGAGCGGAGGGCGTTTTTATTCCAGAATCCCCTTTGTCTGTAGATTCTGCGATCGAAAAAATAAGATCTGGAATCAAAGCAGGAAAGACTTCAAGTATTCTTGTTGCAGCTGAGGGGCAAAAGCCAGGCCGCGCTTACGATCTTGCAGAAGCGATCCGAAAAAAATCTGGATTTGAAGCTAAGGTTTGCATCCTGGGACATATCCAGAGAGGTGGCGCCCCCACAGCAGTCGATCGAATTCTAGGAAGTCGTCTTGGTGCTCAAGCGGTCCATAGCCTTCGCCAAGGGGTCTGTGATATTATGGTGGGAATTCAGGCTGGACAGATAATCGAAAGGGAGATGGCCAAATGCCTGGGACAAAAAAAAGCTCTCCCACCGGGAATTCGTGGTTTAGTTGATCAACTCTCTCATTAG
- a CDS encoding carbohydrate porin — protein sequence MKNCFYGLCAAVLAASMLQSQANPSEGFEYTGYFRSGTGTNSLGGNYECFNNKKTSGNEFRIGNECATYGEATFTFHHLKSEKNDPFFKSQIRLAYVANDFGKPGTGAPVTYTNNGDATFSLAEAYVQGGKFQDVPYTFWAGKRFYREPDLFMNDWFYYGNTVGNGAGVEEIPVGIGKLAIAQLRQVNTDPADGGRTESGRPGITLWDARLKNIAITENDKLEFWVAYGHSPEGTNALTPTTVYEKGTGFIVGAKNHYEFDGGFYDAALIRGSGLMESLELSGDSHPVKGTSTQQDALRWRLVNHVQYEIPNSKWAFHAGISHERWDNGKTANNLGKWTSVGILPVYFLTDHVQLTGQLGASLVDDESELVSGNPLGQRTLYRATIAPQIAINTKLSARPVLRAYYTQSWWNDKNKGGTYIGANAPSFADKTSGASYGFQAEVWF from the coding sequence ATGAAAAACTGTTTTTATGGCCTATGTGCCGCAGTCCTAGCTGCCTCCATGCTTCAATCGCAGGCAAATCCGTCAGAAGGATTTGAATATACCGGGTATTTCCGATCAGGAACGGGGACTAATTCCTTGGGCGGAAACTATGAATGCTTTAACAACAAGAAAACGAGCGGAAACGAATTTCGCATCGGAAATGAATGCGCGACCTATGGCGAAGCCACATTTACCTTTCACCACCTCAAGAGTGAAAAAAATGATCCCTTCTTTAAGAGCCAAATTCGCTTGGCCTATGTCGCCAATGATTTTGGAAAGCCCGGAACAGGCGCACCGGTCACCTATACAAATAATGGCGATGCCACGTTTTCATTGGCAGAAGCTTATGTCCAAGGCGGGAAATTTCAAGATGTTCCCTATACCTTTTGGGCAGGAAAGCGATTCTACCGCGAGCCCGATCTTTTTATGAACGATTGGTTCTATTACGGAAACACGGTTGGCAACGGAGCCGGCGTTGAAGAAATACCAGTGGGCATTGGAAAACTTGCCATTGCCCAGCTTCGCCAGGTGAACACGGATCCTGCTGATGGTGGCAGAACCGAATCGGGAAGACCAGGTATCACATTGTGGGATGCACGTCTCAAAAACATCGCGATCACCGAAAATGACAAGCTTGAATTTTGGGTGGCCTATGGGCATTCGCCTGAGGGCACAAATGCTTTGACTCCCACTACCGTTTATGAAAAAGGCACTGGTTTTATTGTTGGCGCTAAAAATCACTATGAATTTGATGGTGGTTTCTATGATGCTGCATTGATTCGGGGTTCGGGCCTCATGGAATCGCTTGAATTGTCAGGGGATTCTCATCCAGTAAAGGGTACGAGCACGCAACAAGATGCTCTCCGTTGGCGTTTGGTCAATCATGTCCAATATGAGATTCCTAATAGCAAATGGGCCTTTCATGCGGGAATCAGTCACGAACGTTGGGATAATGGAAAAACTGCGAACAATTTAGGGAAATGGACCAGTGTCGGAATCCTCCCTGTTTATTTCCTCACCGACCATGTTCAATTGACTGGCCAATTGGGAGCTTCACTCGTTGATGACGAAAGTGAGCTTGTCAGCGGTAATCCGTTGGGACAACGCACTCTTTACCGAGCGACTATCGCCCCACAGATCGCCATCAATACGAAATTGAGCGCGCGTCCTGTTTTAAGAGCTTACTACACTCAGAGCTGGTGGAACGACAAGAATAAGGGAGGGACATACATTGGAGCAAATGCACCCTCATTTGCCGACAAAACCAGCGGCGCTTCCTACGGTTTCCAAGCTGAAGTTTGGTTTTAA
- a CDS encoding flagellar hook protein FlgE: protein MGVLSSLYTGVSGLSAQGEALGVIGDNIANANTIGFKASRAEFQDIISKSLKGILGGNQIGRGVKIGAVNPILVQGNVDATEKATDLAISGDGYYILKGSDGESFSRDGSFHFDKEGYLVTNDNQRVQGFEADENGTVINKVEDIKFPRALIPAKGTTKIRMELNLDSRVAQEPGMVKVFDPKNPYDSSNYSTGVEIYDSQGNKHLMTMFFNKLADRTWEYRGMVDGKEMMGGADDGLSEACKGKLTFTVDGKLDTEEMVSSTFNFKGGAFQNQQIKVDFGDSITTDKGKGLDGTKQYGKDSDMMSWNQDGSAAGTITNLSFNDEGVLTALYSNGATKDLAQIALAKFENPEALFKVGNNRLKEARDSGSPAVGKPNRAGRGKIFAKSLERSTVDLALEFVNLIQNQRGFQANAKTITTTDELLAEVINLKR, encoded by the coding sequence ATGGGTGTTCTTTCTTCACTTTACACCGGTGTGTCCGGTTTGAGCGCACAAGGTGAAGCCTTGGGTGTTATTGGTGATAACATCGCCAATGCAAATACAATTGGATTCAAAGCCAGTCGGGCGGAATTTCAAGATATTATCTCAAAAAGTTTAAAAGGTATTTTGGGTGGAAACCAAATTGGTCGCGGTGTGAAAATTGGAGCCGTCAATCCTATTCTCGTTCAAGGAAATGTCGATGCAACCGAGAAAGCGACAGATCTCGCCATCTCTGGCGACGGCTACTACATCTTAAAGGGTTCTGACGGTGAATCCTTTTCTCGAGACGGCTCCTTTCATTTTGATAAGGAAGGCTATTTGGTGACAAATGATAATCAGCGGGTGCAGGGGTTCGAGGCGGATGAAAATGGGACTGTCATTAATAAAGTGGAAGATATCAAATTTCCTCGGGCCTTAATTCCGGCCAAGGGAACAACTAAGATTCGGATGGAGCTCAATCTTGATTCTCGAGTGGCACAAGAACCAGGTATGGTGAAGGTCTTCGATCCAAAAAATCCCTACGATAGCTCCAATTATTCGACGGGAGTCGAGATTTACGACTCACAAGGGAACAAACATTTAATGACAATGTTCTTCAATAAATTGGCTGATAGAACTTGGGAATATCGAGGAATGGTAGACGGAAAAGAGATGATGGGAGGAGCTGACGATGGATTGAGTGAAGCGTGCAAGGGGAAACTCACCTTCACTGTTGACGGGAAATTAGATACAGAAGAAATGGTTTCCTCAACTTTTAATTTTAAGGGTGGAGCCTTTCAGAATCAGCAAATCAAGGTTGATTTTGGTGATTCCATCACAACTGATAAAGGAAAGGGGCTTGACGGTACGAAGCAGTATGGCAAAGACTCCGATATGATGAGTTGGAATCAAGACGGGTCAGCGGCAGGAACCATCACCAACCTTTCTTTCAACGATGAAGGTGTTCTCACGGCTTTGTACAGCAATGGCGCAACTAAGGATTTGGCCCAGATTGCCCTTGCTAAATTTGAAAATCCAGAAGCCCTTTTCAAAGTGGGAAACAACCGATTGAAGGAAGCTCGTGACTCGGGATCTCCCGCTGTTGGAAAACCAAATCGTGCCGGCCGCGGGAAAATCTTTGCTAAATCACTGGAGCGGTCAACGGTAGATCTAGCCCTAGAATTCGTCAATCTCATACAAAATCAGAGAGGATTTCAAGCGAATGCCAAGACAATCACCACCACAGATGAATTATTGGCCGAGGTGATCAATCTGAAGCGTTAA
- a CDS encoding flagellar biosynthesis protein FlgD, producing the protein MINIKNSTQTWSNSVQQSALKPAVGNEVSPEDYKKAFGNKDLGEVLNKVADPNWVDPAKTRRVGNNELDRDAFLKLLLAQLKNQDPTNPMENHEMAAQLAQFSSLESLGNIDKGIGDLTKATSPKNDFAALGLIGKGVSGDSSRISRTDEKETHDVVYDLLGDASDVKVKIMDANNQTIRELSLSDVKKGKNELSWNGLTEDGQPARAGEYRIVFEALASNGVKVGTETKFEGTISGVNFTPKGPLLIVGNQSIHLSDVKKIVDPSQLTQGKVARQVNTVLPTTQKSGPQAKRPSVAESSGSVSSQLENNLETVGMSREMVNEMKKQGIEAGL; encoded by the coding sequence ATGATTAACATTAAGAACTCCACTCAAACCTGGTCAAATTCAGTTCAGCAATCAGCATTGAAGCCGGCCGTTGGAAATGAGGTTTCCCCAGAAGATTACAAAAAGGCCTTTGGGAACAAAGACCTCGGTGAGGTTTTAAATAAAGTGGCCGATCCAAATTGGGTCGATCCAGCAAAAACGAGGAGAGTCGGAAACAATGAGCTGGATCGGGATGCTTTTTTAAAACTACTTCTCGCTCAATTGAAAAATCAGGATCCAACAAATCCGATGGAAAATCATGAAATGGCAGCACAATTGGCCCAGTTTTCGTCTCTTGAAAGTCTGGGAAATATTGACAAAGGGATTGGAGATCTCACAAAGGCCACAAGTCCGAAAAATGATTTCGCAGCCCTCGGCCTCATAGGAAAGGGGGTCAGCGGGGATTCGTCACGAATCAGCCGAACTGACGAAAAAGAAACTCACGATGTGGTTTATGATCTCTTGGGCGATGCAAGCGATGTCAAAGTCAAAATTATGGATGCCAATAATCAAACTATTCGAGAGTTGAGTTTGAGCGATGTCAAAAAAGGTAAAAATGAGTTGAGTTGGAACGGATTAACTGAAGATGGACAGCCAGCTCGTGCGGGAGAGTATCGAATTGTATTTGAAGCCCTCGCCTCCAATGGGGTCAAGGTTGGCACTGAGACAAAATTTGAGGGAACAATCAGCGGGGTGAATTTCACTCCTAAGGGACCACTTCTTATTGTGGGCAATCAAAGTATTCACTTGAGTGATGTTAAGAAAATTGTGGATCCTTCGCAATTGACTCAGGGGAAAGTGGCAAGACAAGTCAATACGGTTTTACCCACTACTCAGAAGTCTGGCCCGCAAGCAAAAAGGCCATCGGTTGCAGAATCTTCGGGCTCGGTTTCTTCTCAATTAGAGAACAATTTGGAAACGGTGGGCATGAGTCGCGAAATGGTGAATGAGATGAAAAAGCAGGGGATCGAGGCGGGATTGTGA
- a CDS encoding flagellar hook-length control protein FliK, whose amino-acid sequence MSALSANQIPRDQSDRMTSPIRQGDSKVARDFRKNIEKQMKLTESPSGEIADAGKPNSQNVMEEIEDSSEGANPELQSRLNPSVDQLTRRLAMQGFLKKMEEDVGVDAGQIVAAFSQLSANDLVAPPEASVEKIVDQLGLESSERGRALELFQNLLKQTSPSNVGEYLNGNDRQVSLEVISADEARKKALSASLDRMSQAFFVDNQIVRQDKETKNDETIGPMGGKKGVVSEFDSRNSSSTGMSPSNGILSVAESGQIIPQGFTSDLGAELSTSRNTASGARPRGFETFVGDNRSIEATASESDMLNSEVKASGQSDQGANAAHLSEAEIPAIRSEVSAFSQNTEADQTMAFPVNLSGLAQEESQDKSFESQDLDGVLNQAETRFTGPEWGTRKSEKNDLSAHSISQSRAENQREGKREFQGEQQLSDQLSDQISGLANTPKHEGAKGNQFLIQMPKMTSAQESSNVRDVVDQAQVLVKNGGGEMKIKLNPEGVGEVTLKVMSDGGRINIEMIASNANTKKLLENGLADLRETFSSHRINVDQIKIGSPDNISKHMDQNMQDQNQSHVRQFLEEFRQNNQNWRQGFVDMPAMKNYRSQAQDDSVDQSIPSMRSKPRNGSRRLDLVA is encoded by the coding sequence TTGTCAGCATTGAGTGCCAACCAGATTCCGAGAGATCAGTCAGATAGAATGACTTCGCCCATTCGTCAGGGCGATTCGAAAGTGGCTCGCGATTTTAGAAAAAATATCGAAAAGCAGATGAAGCTGACAGAATCTCCAAGTGGAGAAATAGCAGACGCCGGGAAACCAAATTCTCAGAATGTCATGGAAGAGATCGAGGACTCGTCCGAAGGAGCAAATCCAGAATTGCAAAGTCGATTGAACCCTTCGGTGGATCAATTGACTCGCCGTCTGGCGATGCAGGGCTTTTTGAAAAAGATGGAAGAGGATGTCGGAGTTGATGCAGGTCAAATTGTGGCGGCCTTTTCTCAGCTTTCGGCTAATGATCTTGTAGCCCCACCAGAGGCATCAGTAGAAAAAATCGTCGATCAACTGGGGCTTGAAAGCAGTGAAAGAGGTCGTGCCCTTGAGCTCTTTCAAAACTTGCTTAAGCAGACGTCGCCGTCCAATGTTGGGGAATATCTAAATGGAAATGATCGGCAGGTTTCGCTTGAAGTTATTTCAGCAGACGAAGCTCGAAAGAAGGCCCTCAGTGCGTCCTTAGACAGAATGTCGCAGGCTTTTTTTGTAGACAATCAAATAGTGCGCCAGGATAAGGAAACCAAAAATGACGAAACGATTGGACCAATGGGAGGCAAAAAGGGTGTTGTCAGTGAGTTTGATTCAAGAAACTCTTCTTCTACCGGAATGAGCCCCTCAAACGGAATACTTTCAGTCGCTGAGAGCGGCCAAATTATTCCACAAGGATTTACTTCGGATCTCGGGGCTGAATTGTCCACGAGCCGGAATACTGCAAGTGGGGCAAGGCCTCGTGGCTTTGAGACATTCGTGGGAGATAATCGATCCATCGAGGCAACTGCGAGTGAATCAGATATGTTGAATTCAGAAGTGAAAGCGTCTGGACAATCTGACCAGGGCGCCAATGCTGCGCATTTGAGCGAAGCAGAAATTCCGGCTATTCGAAGTGAAGTTTCGGCATTTTCGCAAAACACGGAAGCTGATCAAACAATGGCATTTCCGGTGAATCTCTCCGGCCTTGCTCAGGAAGAATCCCAGGATAAATCATTTGAGTCGCAAGACCTTGATGGTGTTCTTAATCAGGCGGAAACTCGCTTCACTGGTCCTGAGTGGGGTACTCGGAAATCTGAGAAGAACGATTTGTCGGCACATTCAATTTCTCAGTCAAGAGCTGAGAACCAAAGGGAAGGAAAAAGGGAGTTTCAGGGCGAACAGCAACTTTCTGATCAGCTCTCTGATCAGATTTCTGGCTTGGCAAATACTCCGAAGCATGAAGGGGCAAAGGGCAATCAATTTTTAATTCAAATGCCGAAAATGACTTCAGCTCAAGAATCTTCCAATGTTCGTGATGTTGTTGATCAGGCCCAAGTCTTGGTTAAAAACGGTGGTGGAGAAATGAAAATCAAGCTGAATCCGGAAGGGGTCGGCGAGGTTACACTCAAAGTCATGAGCGACGGCGGTCGAATCAATATCGAGATGATTGCGTCAAACGCGAATACAAAGAAACTTTTGGAAAACGGGCTTGCTGATCTCAGGGAGACCTTTTCTTCACATCGTATAAATGTTGACCAAATCAAAATTGGTTCTCCTGATAACATTTCGAAGCACATGGATCAGAATATGCAGGATCAAAATCAAAGTCATGTTCGTCAGTTCCTTGAGGAATTTCGGCAGAACAATCAAAATTGGCGCCAAGGCTTCGTGGATATGCCTGCAATGAAAAATTATCGATCACAAGCTCAGGATGACAGTGTGGATCAATCAATTCCATCGATGAGATCAAAGCCTAGAAATGGGAGTCGAAGATTGGATTTGGTGGCATGA
- the fliJ gene encoding flagellar export protein FliJ produces the protein MKFRFPLQSALAYRQRLKEEAQIQYYQAKKRVDDALDRINELYLLTDRTRLEIQEIQSLESGQVASIQMRVDFLIGIKSKIEAERISVRALMMEAESKHEALLEAVKQFKSLEKLKSRRYFDFVRKMRRDEIKDIDEMVTMRHKREASE, from the coding sequence TTGAAATTCCGATTTCCTCTCCAATCGGCCCTTGCGTATCGACAGCGTCTCAAAGAGGAAGCTCAGATTCAATATTATCAAGCAAAAAAGAGGGTTGATGATGCGCTTGATCGGATCAACGAATTGTATCTCCTCACAGATCGAACACGCCTTGAAATACAGGAAATCCAAAGTTTGGAGAGCGGACAAGTAGCGTCTATCCAGATGCGAGTTGATTTTCTAATTGGAATAAAATCCAAAATTGAAGCCGAGAGAATAAGTGTTAGAGCACTCATGATGGAGGCAGAATCCAAGCATGAGGCTCTTCTTGAAGCCGTGAAGCAATTCAAATCTTTAGAAAAACTAAAGTCTCGAAGATACTTTGATTTTGTTCGAAAAATGAGGCGAGACGAAATCAAGGACATCGATGAAATGGTAACGATGCGGCACAAAAGGGAGGCATCAGAATGA